The following coding sequences are from one Virgibacillus necropolis window:
- the rraA gene encoding ribonuclease E activity regulator RraA, which produces MLDFKTTDLCDDHSDSLQISNIAFRNFGKKTRFSGKIETVNVYEDNVLIVEALENAPEGSVIVVNGGGSNRCALLGDRLAGIAQSRKLSGIIINGYVRDSIDLAKLDVGVLALGTHPLKSKKNGTGERNSILHFGGVDWRPEEYVYADEDGVIISKQPLLTD; this is translated from the coding sequence CTACTGATTTATGCGACGACCATTCAGATTCACTACAAATTAGTAATATTGCATTCCGAAATTTTGGGAAAAAGACACGTTTTTCGGGAAAAATTGAAACTGTAAATGTGTATGAGGATAACGTGCTCATCGTTGAGGCACTTGAAAATGCACCAGAAGGCTCCGTCATCGTTGTAAACGGCGGTGGTTCTAATCGATGCGCACTTCTTGGCGATCGTTTAGCAGGCATCGCGCAATCAAGAAAGCTATCAGGTATTATTATAAACGGTTATGTTAGAGACTCTATTGATCTTGCTAAACTAGATGTTGGCGTTCTTGCATTAGGAACACATCCGTTAAAAAGTAAAAAAAATGGGACTGGCGAACGTAATAGCATTCTTCACTTTGGTGGAGTCGACTGGAGGCCAGAAGAATATGTTTACGCGGATGAGGACGGGGTTATTATTTCTAAACAACCTCTTTTAACGGATTAA